From the genome of Kryptolebias marmoratus isolate JLee-2015 linkage group LG19, ASM164957v2, whole genome shotgun sequence, one region includes:
- the mrps18a gene encoding 39S ribosomal protein S18a, mitochondrial — protein MAARSVFRSVWTSFAGLKLCATGTNCSPVLRVNVPQLSALTIQSRGIRKVVEKKEGSTTTIEGQILEVTEGPQPPNASAKCPIYRWNLQHKYNYTDVLLLSQFIRSDGGMLPKRITGLCPEEHRKIAICVQMAHRAGLLPDHKPKLPEGHVRKSSKPQLNRYLTRWSIDSVKPIYKKGLKWCKKPMVVGHPALKNNVRYSVKPLCFKH, from the exons ATGGCGGCCCGCAGTGTGTTTAGGTCTGTTTGGACCTCGTTTGCGGGCTTAAAGCTTTGTGCCACAGGTACCAACTGCAGTCCAGTTTTAAGGGTTAATGTTCCCCAGCTGTCCGCTTTAACCATCCAGAGCAGAGGGATTCGCAAAG TGGTGGAGAAGAAAGAAGGCAGCACAACAACT ATCGAGGGACAAATCTTAGAAGTAACCGAAGGACCCCAGCCTCCGAATGCCTCAGCCAAGTGTCCGATCTACAGATGGAACCTGCAGCATAAATACAACTACACT GATGTTTTGTTGCTCAGTCAGTTCATCAGGTCAGATGGAGGGATGCTGCCCAAACGAATCACAGGTCTTTGTCCTGAGGAGCATCGCAAGATTGCCATCTGTGTGCAGATGGCTCACAGAGCAG GTCTGCTTCCTGACCATAAACCCAAACTTCCAGAGGGCCACGTTCGGAAGAGTTCAAAGCCCCAACTTAACAg GTACTTGACTCGCTGGTCTATTGACTCCGTAAAGCCCATCTATAAAAAAGGACTGAAGTGGTGTAAGAAGCCCATGGTTGTAGGTCACCCAGCACTTAAGAATAATGTGCGTTATAGTGTAAAGCCCCTGTGctttaaacactga